TTGCGAGCCGTTCGAGCGTCGGAACGGTACTCTCGGATATTCCCCGCTGCAGCCAGTCCTCACGGAGGCAGTCGATGCTAACGAGCAGTACGTTCTCGATAGCGTGTGAATCAAAGTCTTGCATTGTCAGTCTTTACCGATGATAGCGTTAACGCGATACGGTTGCTCGTCTCGATACTGTTGCTTAACGATCATCTCTGCGAGGAACCCGAACATCACAAGCTGAACCCCAAATATGACTAAAGCAACAGTCAGAATAAGCCGCGGGACGTGTGGTTCAAGTGACTGGCCGAAAGCGTACTTGAGAAACACCATGTGGGACCCGATAAGGCCACCGACTGTCATCAGAACAAGCCCGATACCACCGAAGAAGTGCGACGGCCGGGTGGAAAACCGATTCCAAAAGACGTGAAACAGGAGATCGACGAACCCTTTCACAAGCCGCTTCATGCCGTATTTCGTCTTACCAGCTGTCCGTGGACGATGGTCGACGGGGAGTTCTGTTATCTTGTACCCGCGCTTGTGTAATTTCGCCGGAATGTACCGGTGGCCCTCTCCGTAGAGGTCTATCTCTTTCAGTCCCCCCGCCCGGTAAGCGGTCAGTGTACATCCGAAGTCGTGAATATCCGGCCCGGTCAACTTCGCCAACCGTGTCTGTATCGCGGAGGGAATGGTTTTCGAAAGGGGGTCGTCGCGGTCGCGTCGCCAACCACTGACGCA
This genomic window from Haloarcula rubripromontorii contains:
- a CDS encoding glycosyltransferase family 2 protein, translating into MAKTGSVPDGSVVSATDTDSDVQTSVVLPAYNESENLKPLIDEIQSTFRNNTTYGPYEIVIVDDGSTDGTAETIRQIATGSDKVMGVLLRRNFGQSAALAAGIDYATGAYIVTMDADRQNNPADIPKLLTKLEEGYDCVSGWRRDRDDPLSKTIPSAIQTRLAKLTGPDIHDFGCTLTAYRAGGLKEIDLYGEGHRYIPAKLHKRGYKITELPVDHRPRTAGKTKYGMKRLVKGFVDLLFHVFWNRFSTRPSHFFGGIGLVLMTVGGLIGSHMVFLKYAFGQSLEPHVPRLILTVALVIFGVQLVMFGFLAEMIVKQQYRDEQPYRVNAIIGKD